The Candidatus Eisenbacteria bacterium genome contains the following window.
TTTGATTGCGGGCCTTCGTCCAGCACCGATTTCAGCCCGTTGACCGGCCGAGTCATGCGCCCGATGCTCTCCCTCTTGCCGCTCCGGCATCGGACCAACCATGAACTTCGTCCTCCAACCCTGGCAGCTACTCCTCACCATCCTGGCCGGCATGATCAACCGGCAGCAGCAAGAGGTCATCGAGCATCTCCGCGCCGAGAATCAGGTCCTGAAGGAAGCCCATGGCAAGAGAAGAATCAGGCTCAACGACGACCAACGCCGACGCCTGGCGGTCAAGGGAAAGATCCTCGGCCGGAAGCTACTCGGTGAGATCGGCGCTGCCTTCTCCCCCGACACTATCCTTCGCTGGCACCGGCAGCTCGTGGCCGAGAAGTGGGATTACAGCAATCGCCGCCAGTCCGTGGGGCGGCCACGAGTCAGGCCGGAGATCGTTGACCTGGTCCTGCGCATGGCCCGCGAGATTCCGACCTGGGGCTACGACCGCATCCAGGCTGCACTGGCCAACCTCGGGCACAAGATCTCAGACACGACGGTCGGGAACATCCTCCGAGAGCACGGGATCGAACCAGTTCCGGACCGGAAGCGGCGGTCCCCCTGGAAGGGGTTCCTGGAGGCTCATTGGGACGTGCTCGGGGCGATCGACTTCACGACGATCGAGGTCTGGACGAAGTCGGGACGGCTCACCTTCTACCTGCTCTTCGTCATGGAGGTGGCCACGCGCCGCGTCTGCTTCGCGGGCTGCACAGCCAGCCCTGACGAGAGGTGGATGAAGCAGGTTGCGAGGA
Protein-coding sequences here:
- a CDS encoding DDE-type integrase/transposase/recombinase — its product is MNFVLQPWQLLLTILAGMINRQQQEVIEHLRAENQVLKEAHGKRRIRLNDDQRRRLAVKGKILGRKLLGEIGAAFSPDTILRWHRQLVAEKWDYSNRRQSVGRPRVRPEIVDLVLRMAREIPTWGYDRIQAALANLGHKISDTTVGNILREHGIEPVPDRKRRSPWKGFLEAHWDVLGAIDFTTIEVWTKSGRLTFYLLFVMEVATRRVCFAGCTASPDERWMKQVARNLTVYGDGFLEGKRYLLMDRDSKFSAAFRAILRGTDVEAVRLPPRSPNLNSHLERFLRSPKQECLDRMIFFGESPLRRATIAFLAHYHGERNHQGLSNRLIEPDDSVGRATGPVRCRKRLGGMLRYYYHEAA